The Candidatus Anaeroferrophillus wilburensis DNA segment GGGAAGCATGATATTTGCCGAGAATGTACAAGAATTAATCTTTGGTGCTGTGGCAGATGAAACACCCTTCTCCACTCTCTCCTCCACCGGCAACAATCTGCCCATAGTCCCAGCGAAGCAAATCAGGATAATCTGAACTATGGGCAACATGGCAGGAAAGGCAGGTAACAACATCTTCCCCCGGAGTAACCGTGTCGCCTGCGGCAGCAGGGACGGTTACCCGGCCGACCGGTGCAGCAACATTGTAGGTAGTATAATCAGCATATTCACCGGTGTCGGGGATAACGATATCAGAGGGGTGGCGGATCCAGATGCCGTCGCCGCCATTATCTATTTCATGCATGTCGGGATGGCACGTGGTGCAGAGGCTCGTAATTGTTGAACCCGTCGGGAAAGAAGATCCGAGGGTGTGACAATCATTGCATGCCGGGGTACGAGGAGTCGTCGCACCATAATATTCGTTGTGATGGGCACTGTCGGTATTCTGCCAGTCGTCTGCTTCCAACCCTATAACCCCATAGAGAAAACGGTAACTCCTGGCCACGGTGGTGCCGTTGAGAGTGCTGCCATTGCCGTGATGAGCGCCGGCAATTGATGCCATTGGGTCTGAGGCACCATAATCCAAGGGTCTGCCATGGCAGCCGTAGATTCCGGCACAGGTAAAGTCTTCGACTGCCGGCTTGGACTCCAATCCATGGATCCACCCCCCGGGAGGACCTGTGAGAGTATCTTCCAGATCGCCAAAATCTATCACATTATGTCCCTTGGCATCAGAGGCGCCACTGCCTTTAGTCCCCAACATATAGGCAAAATTGCCGCCAGCCAGATCGCGGGCCGGGTCCTCATGGCGAACCTGGGGAATGCCGTCAACTATCATTGTCGGCCCCTGGGCATGACAGCCCAGGCAGGTTCCCCTGGTGAGATACCGGTTTTGGGTCAAACTGACATCGAAATTCAGGGGCGAACCATCCTGAGAATTATGCATGGTGTGACAGTCGGAACAGGGGGCAGTGATTATTGCAGAGGCATTTGAGACAAGAAAGAAAAAGAGGCTCAGCACAAAGATTATTATATATTTCACATGATTTTTCGGCATAGCGCTTATTTTTTCTCTCCATCGTCCCATACCACACGTTGTATCGGGACTTTAAGGTAGAGCAACCACGGCTAATCTGGATGGTCATCGGAAAATAAGAACAGCTTTGAGCCGGGAGAAATACTAGATGAGGACAGGAATGTTGTCAAGAGAATAGTATGGGAGCCGAGAACAGAACATTCATTCCTTGGCAAGATCAATACGTTCCACCTCAAGCTCCCGGAGATCGAGGGAAAACCAGCAGCCTACCGAAGGCGTCTCCTTTGCCAAAAGAATCCTGACCACCAGGGTCGTCTGCAGGCTGGCAATGGCCGCCACGTTGCTTGCCAGGTTGCCAACCCGTTTTTCAATACCCGGTTGCTGATGGCGTCGGTAGAGAGTAGCCATCACATCGTTGCCAGGAAGCTGTACCGCCACTTGACCATACCAGCCGGCCACTGCCCCATGAACCAGAGGGATCTGCAGTTCCCGGCAGACCTCGGCCAATGAAAGCCGGGCATCAACCGAATCGAGCGCGTCAACAGCAACAGAAGCCCCGGCCAGCAGCTGCCTGCCATTGGCGGCGGTAAATTCCTGGACCAAAGGGGTGACAGTCACCGCTGGATTAATCTGCGCCACCCGGTCGGCAGCCACGTTGACCTTGTGATGGCCAAGATAGTCAACCGTTGCCAGAAACTGGCGGTTAAGATTGCTTTCCACGAAGATGTCCGGATCGATGATTACCATCTGGCCGACCCCGACACGAGCCAGGCCCTCCACCAGGGAGCTTCCCAAACCGCCGCAGCCGATGACTGCCACTCTGGAATGGAAAAGCTGCAGCTGGCCTGCGGCCTCAATCAGCTGACGGTGGGCCGCGTAGCGCTGCGGGAAGAGGCCCT contains these protein-coding regions:
- a CDS encoding HesA/MoeB/ThiF family protein, producing MPIELSDFLHTSAMNGFVSWESYRTASDLFSVSYAEIEQVALEQGLFPQRYAAHRQLIEAAGQLQLFHSRVAVIGCGGLGSSLVEGLARVGVGQMVIIDPDIFVESNLNRQFLATVDYLGHHKVNVAADRVAQINPAVTVTPLVQEFTAANGRQLLAGASVAVDALDSVDARLSLAEVCRELQIPLVHGAVAGWYGQVAVQLPGNDVMATLYRRHQQPGIEKRVGNLASNVAAIASLQTTLVVRILLAKETPSVGCWFSLDLRELEVERIDLAKE